A part of Citrifermentans bremense genomic DNA contains:
- the ybaK gene encoding Cys-tRNA(Pro) deacylase, producing the protein MAKVKSPVTAAVRVLRQAGVAYGEHPYQYEEKGGTAVSARELGVDERCVIKTLIMEDEAKNPLVVLMHGDRQVSTKELARVIGVKAVAPCTPETANRHSGYLVGGTSPFGTRKRMPVYLEESILELPLIYINGGSRGFLVSMPPAELVRALQPVPVKVGI; encoded by the coding sequence GCGGCAGGCAGGGGTGGCCTACGGCGAGCACCCCTACCAGTACGAGGAAAAGGGGGGGACAGCCGTCTCGGCGCGGGAGCTCGGCGTAGACGAGAGATGCGTCATAAAGACCCTGATCATGGAGGACGAGGCCAAGAACCCGCTCGTGGTCCTCATGCACGGAGACCGCCAGGTCTCGACGAAGGAGCTGGCCCGCGTGATCGGAGTGAAGGCCGTAGCCCCCTGCACCCCCGAGACGGCCAACCGCCACTCCGGGTACCTTGTGGGGGGGACCTCCCCGTTCGGCACCAGGAAGCGGATGCCGGTCTACCTGGAAGAAAGCATCCTGGAGCTCCCGCTCATCTACATCAACGGCGGCAGCCGCGGTTTCCTCGTCTCCATGCCTCCCGCCGAGCTGGTCCGGGCGCTGCAGCCGGTGCCGGTGAAGGTGGGAAT